From a region of the Candidatus Auribacterota bacterium genome:
- the hypD gene encoding hydrogenase formation protein HypD translates to MKPSSISNSSASLLDNFRNPEIARRLLGEIRSRETQATLMEVCGTHTMALFATGVRQGLPEHIHLASGPGCPVCVTPLKSMESAIGLACRKDTVLFCFGDMLKVPGVSDTLESARANRGARVRIMYSPLDALEFARNEPRTDVVLFGVGFETTIPLFASVVQRAAAHRITNLYLLTAFKLIPPAVDALLSSGDIRIDGFILPGHVSSIIGEGAYSFIAERYHVPGVIAGFEAVDLLEGILLLLDMISRREPAIKNQYARFVSPRGNQRAQDLIASVFTECDSTWRGLGEIRNSGVRLTGEFSRFDADALIDFEIGAVSEPAGCSCGEVLAGKRTPTECALFRSACTPAHPVGPCMVSREGACAAHYYYGGR, encoded by the coding sequence TTGAAACCATCGAGTATTTCAAACAGCTCAGCGAGCCTCCTGGACAATTTTAGAAATCCTGAGATCGCGCGCAGGCTCCTGGGGGAAATCCGCTCCCGCGAAACCCAAGCGACCCTCATGGAAGTCTGCGGAACCCACACGATGGCACTCTTCGCCACCGGCGTACGGCAGGGGCTGCCGGAGCACATTCATCTCGCGTCGGGGCCGGGCTGCCCCGTGTGCGTCACCCCTCTGAAATCGATGGAGAGCGCCATCGGACTAGCCTGCAGGAAGGACACCGTCCTATTCTGTTTTGGCGATATGCTCAAAGTTCCCGGGGTATCTGACACCCTGGAGTCGGCGCGAGCGAATCGGGGGGCGCGCGTGAGGATCATGTACAGCCCCCTTGATGCCCTGGAGTTCGCCAGAAATGAGCCACGCACGGATGTGGTCCTCTTTGGGGTTGGTTTTGAGACGACGATCCCCTTGTTCGCCTCCGTCGTGCAACGGGCCGCGGCACACCGGATAACAAACCTCTATCTCCTCACGGCGTTCAAGTTGATTCCCCCCGCCGTTGACGCCCTGTTGTCTTCTGGCGATATCCGCATAGATGGCTTTATTCTGCCCGGCCATGTGAGCTCCATCATAGGAGAGGGCGCGTACAGTTTCATAGCGGAGCGGTATCATGTCCCCGGCGTGATCGCCGGCTTTGAGGCAGTTGACCTGCTGGAGGGGATCCTGCTCCTGCTGGACATGATCAGCCGGCGGGAACCGGCGATTAAAAACCAGTACGCGCGGTTTGTATCACCCCGCGGCAATCAGCGGGCACAGGATCTCATCGCTTCGGTATTCACCGAATGCGACTCGACATGGAGGGGTCTGGGGGAGATCAGAAACAGCGGGGTAAGGCTCACGGGCGAATTTAGCCGTTTCGACGCAGACGCGCTGATTGATTTCGAGATCGGTGCCGTATCCGAACCGGCGGGCTGCAGCTGCGGCGAGGTCCTCGCAGGGAAGCGCACACCGACCGAGTGCGCGCTCTTTAGATCGGCGTGCACGCCCGCGCATCCGGTCGGACCGTGCATGGTGTCACGCGAGGGCGCCTGCGCTGCGCACTATTATTATGGAGGGCGGTGA
- a CDS encoding HypC/HybG/HupF family hydrogenase formation chaperone produces MVKLRVLLLQREMEMCVAVPGEIIELIADGHALVDFGGVRKRVALDLIEHAMVGDFVIVHAGFAINTLNREEALETIEYFKQLSEPPGQF; encoded by the coding sequence ATGGTGAAGTTGAGAGTACTTCTTTTACAGCGGGAGATGGAAATGTGCGTGGCGGTCCCCGGTGAGATCATAGAACTGATTGCTGACGGACACGCGCTCGTTGACTTCGGTGGGGTTAGAAAACGAGTGGCCCTTGACCTGATCGAACACGCCATGGTCGGGGATTTTGTGATCGTGCACGCGGGGTTCGCGATTAACACGCTCAACAGGGAAGAAGCCCTTGAAACCATCGAGTATTTCAAACAGCTCAGCGAGCCTCCTGGACAATTTTAG